A genomic region of Rhizobium sp. NXC24 contains the following coding sequences:
- a CDS encoding amidohydrolase family protein, which translates to MVLDLIVRNASLPDGREGQDIAIAGGKIVAVQPGMEGEAERVIDADGQLVSPPFIDCHFHMDATLSLGLPRLNTSGTLLEGIGLWGELKPLLTHEAVAERALRYCDLAVSQGLLAVRTHVDICDDRLLAVEALLDVKRKVAPYLDLQLVAFPQDGYYRSPTAAQNLERALDLGVDIVGGIPHFERTMDEGAHSVRALCEIAEKRGLMVDMHCDETDDPLSRHIETLVAETVRLGLQGRVAGSHLTSMHSMDNYYVSKLLPLIAEAGVHAIPNPLINIVLQGRHDTYPKRRGLTRVKEMREFGINIAFGQDCCMDPWYSLGGADMLDVAHMGLHVGQLTSREAMRFCFDAVTVNPAKVMGLDGYGLEVGCNGDLVVLQARDPIEAVRLRAARLFVVRHGKVISETPARIAKLSLEGRPQSVDPAAYAPMPPRI; encoded by the coding sequence ATGGTGCTCGATCTCATCGTCCGCAATGCCAGCCTTCCCGATGGCCGCGAGGGGCAGGATATCGCCATTGCCGGCGGCAAGATCGTGGCTGTTCAGCCGGGCATGGAAGGGGAGGCGGAGCGCGTGATCGATGCCGATGGGCAACTGGTTTCGCCGCCGTTCATCGACTGCCATTTTCACATGGATGCGACGCTGTCGCTTGGCCTGCCGCGGCTGAATACATCGGGGACGCTGCTCGAAGGTATCGGGCTCTGGGGGGAGTTGAAGCCGCTGCTGACGCATGAGGCGGTGGCAGAGCGGGCATTGCGTTATTGCGATCTTGCCGTGTCGCAAGGGTTGCTCGCCGTGCGGACCCACGTCGATATCTGCGACGACCGGTTGCTTGCCGTCGAAGCGCTGCTGGATGTGAAGAGAAAAGTCGCACCTTATCTCGATCTGCAGCTCGTCGCCTTTCCGCAGGACGGCTATTACCGCTCGCCGACGGCGGCGCAGAACCTGGAACGCGCGCTGGATCTCGGTGTCGATATTGTTGGCGGTATCCCGCATTTCGAGCGGACGATGGACGAGGGCGCGCATTCGGTGCGTGCGCTCTGCGAGATCGCCGAAAAGCGCGGTTTGATGGTCGACATGCATTGCGACGAGACCGACGATCCGCTGTCGCGCCACATCGAGACGCTGGTCGCCGAGACGGTGAGGCTCGGCCTTCAGGGCAGGGTGGCCGGCTCGCATCTGACGTCGATGCATTCGATGGACAATTATTATGTCTCCAAGCTCCTGCCGCTGATTGCTGAGGCGGGCGTGCACGCGATCCCCAATCCGTTGATCAACATCGTGCTTCAGGGCCGGCACGATACCTATCCGAAGCGGCGCGGACTGACCCGGGTCAAGGAGATGCGCGAATTCGGCATCAATATCGCCTTCGGTCAGGATTGCTGCATGGACCCATGGTATTCGCTCGGCGGCGCCGACATGCTGGATGTCGCCCATATGGGACTGCATGTCGGTCAATTGACGTCGCGCGAAGCGATGCGGTTCTGTTTCGACGCGGTCACCGTCAATCCGGCCAAAGTGATGGGGCTCGACGGTTACGGGCTGGAGGTCGGCTGCAACGGCGATCTCGTCGTGCTGCAGGCGCGCGATCCGATCGAAGCGGTGCGATTGCGTGCGGCGAGGCTTTTTGTTGTTCGGCACGGCAAGGTGATCAGCGAGACGCCGGCGCGGATCGCGAAACTGTCGCTCGAAGGCCGGCCGCAATCGGTCGATCCAGCCGCCTACGCGCCAATGCCACCAAGAATTTAA
- a CDS encoding GNAT family N-acetyltransferase — protein MKSNFAVRTMRAGELELALEWARQEGWNPGVDDALAFWEADPSGFFIGAIGEVPVGCISVVRYGESFAFLGLYIVHPEFRGKGYGKALWKKGMAFAGNRTIGLDGVVAQQENYRSSGFEMAYGGVPRMPDIGEAKVDVVPVTQDKLEGLLRYDAAIFPGLRYSFLTAWCGAPEKRKSVMVGSGSKIRGYGTIRRCFEGYKVGPLFANSSDVASALLAKLLPEAKGRPVYMDVPTDNIDAIRLAEAAGLSPVFETARMYRGEPPKMPLDRVFAVTTLELG, from the coding sequence ATGAAGTCAAATTTTGCCGTGCGTACAATGCGGGCTGGGGAATTGGAGCTCGCTCTCGAATGGGCGCGGCAGGAGGGATGGAATCCCGGTGTCGATGATGCCCTGGCATTTTGGGAGGCGGATCCTTCCGGCTTCTTTATAGGCGCGATCGGCGAAGTGCCGGTCGGCTGTATTTCCGTCGTGCGTTATGGCGAAAGCTTCGCCTTTCTCGGCCTCTACATCGTCCACCCCGAATTTCGCGGCAAGGGTTATGGCAAGGCGCTGTGGAAGAAGGGCATGGCGTTTGCGGGCAATCGTACCATCGGTCTCGACGGCGTCGTTGCGCAGCAGGAAAACTACCGCAGCAGCGGCTTTGAAATGGCCTATGGCGGTGTCCCGAGAATGCCTGATATAGGCGAAGCAAAGGTGGACGTCGTTCCGGTCACGCAGGACAAGCTCGAAGGCTTGCTGCGATATGATGCCGCCATCTTTCCAGGGCTGCGCTACTCCTTCCTCACGGCCTGGTGCGGCGCGCCGGAAAAACGAAAATCCGTCATGGTCGGCAGCGGCAGCAAGATTCGCGGCTACGGCACGATCCGGCGCTGTTTCGAGGGGTACAAGGTCGGTCCGCTGTTTGCAAACAGTTCCGATGTGGCATCGGCCTTGCTGGCCAAGTTGCTGCCGGAGGCCAAGGGCCGGCCTGTATATATGGACGTGCCTACGGACAACATCGACGCGATCAGGCTTGCCGAAGCGGCCGGACTGTCGCCGGTGTTCGAAACGGCGCGAATGTATCGTGGCGAACCGCCCAAAATGCCACTCGACCGCGTCTTTGCCGTCACCACGCTTGAGCTTGGCTAG
- a CDS encoding UDP-glucose/GDP-mannose dehydrogenase family protein: protein MHITMIGSGYVGLVSGVCFADFGHDVICVDKDAGKIEALRKGEIPIFEPGLEQLVADNVRAGRLSFSTEVESSVAASDVVFIAVGTPSRRGDGHADLSYVYAAAREIAQHVKGFTVIVTKSTVPVGTGDEVERIVRETNPDADVAVVSNPEFLREGAAIEDFKRPDRIVIGLNDERARGVMTEVYRPLYLNQAPLLFTSRRTSELIKYAANAFLAMKITFINEMADLCEKVGANVQEVSRGIGLDGRIGSKFLHAGPGYGGSCFPKDTLALAKTAQDYDSPVRLIETTVSINDNRKRAMGRKVIAAMGGDIRGKTIAVLGLTFKPNTDDMRDSPSISIIQALQDAGASVAGYDPEGMDNARQLIENITYADDAYSAARGADALVIITEWNQFRALDFGRLKSVMNAPVLVDLRNIYRHDEVTKHGFAYTSVGRPSSDDTL, encoded by the coding sequence ATGCACATCACGATGATCGGTTCCGGTTATGTGGGTTTGGTGTCCGGCGTCTGCTTTGCCGATTTCGGTCATGACGTGATTTGTGTCGACAAGGACGCCGGCAAGATCGAGGCGTTGCGCAAGGGTGAAATCCCGATCTTCGAACCCGGCCTTGAACAATTGGTTGCCGACAATGTCCGCGCCGGTCGCCTCTCCTTTTCGACCGAGGTTGAAAGCAGCGTTGCCGCAAGTGACGTCGTCTTTATCGCCGTCGGCACGCCGTCGCGTCGCGGTGACGGCCACGCCGATCTCTCCTACGTCTATGCCGCCGCCCGCGAAATCGCCCAGCACGTCAAGGGCTTTACCGTCATCGTCACCAAATCGACCGTGCCCGTCGGCACCGGCGACGAAGTCGAGCGAATCGTGCGTGAGACCAATCCGGATGCCGATGTCGCAGTCGTCTCCAATCCAGAATTCCTGCGCGAAGGCGCTGCCATCGAAGACTTCAAGCGTCCCGACCGCATCGTCATCGGCCTCAACGACGAGCGCGCCCGCGGCGTCATGACCGAAGTCTATCGGCCGCTCTACCTCAACCAGGCGCCGCTGCTCTTTACCTCCCGCCGCACGTCGGAGCTGATCAAATACGCCGCCAATGCCTTCCTTGCGATGAAGATCACTTTCATCAACGAGATGGCCGATCTCTGCGAGAAGGTCGGCGCCAATGTGCAGGAAGTCTCGCGCGGTATCGGTCTCGACGGCCGCATCGGCTCGAAATTCCTGCATGCCGGCCCCGGCTATGGCGGCTCCTGCTTCCCGAAGGACACGCTGGCGCTCGCCAAAACCGCACAGGATTACGACAGCCCCGTGCGCCTGATCGAGACGACGGTTTCGATCAACGACAACCGCAAGCGCGCCATGGGCCGCAAGGTGATCGCGGCCATGGGCGGCGATATCAGGGGCAAGACCATTGCCGTCCTCGGCCTGACCTTCAAGCCGAATACCGACGACATGCGCGACAGCCCTTCGATCTCGATCATCCAGGCGCTGCAGGATGCCGGTGCCTCGGTAGCGGGCTACGATCCGGAGGGTATGGATAATGCTCGCCAGTTGATCGAAAACATCACCTATGCAGACGATGCCTATAGCGCCGCACGCGGCGCCGACGCGCTCGTTATCATCACGGAATGGAACCAGTTCCGCGCACTCGATTTCGGCCGGCTCAAATCCGTTATGAATGCCCCGGTTCTCGTCGACCTCAGAAACATCTATCGCCATGACGAGGTCACAAAGCACGGCTTTGCCTATACAAGCGTCGGCAGACCCTCCAGCGACGACACACTTTAG
- a CDS encoding adenylosuccinate synthase yields the protein MTNVVVIGSQWGDEGKGKIVDWLSERADVIVRFQGGHNAGHTLVVDGVSYKLALLPSGLVRGKLSVIGNGVVVDPHHFVAEVEKLRAQGIAVTPDVLRIAENAPLILSLHRDLDALREDAASNSGTKIGTTRRGIGPAYEDKVGRRAIRVIDLAEPDTLPGKIDRLLTHHNALRRGMGLDEISFDALHNELTSVAEHILPYIDQVWRLLDEQRKAGARILFEGAQGALLDNDHGTYPFVTSSNTVAGQAAAGSGLGPTALGYVLGITKAYTTRVGEGPFPCELHDEIGKHLSTVGREVGVNTGRPRRCGWFDAVLVRQTVKTSGITGIALTKLDVLDGLDELKICVGYKLDGKEIDYLPASQAAQARVEPIYITLEGWKESTVGARKWADLPAQAIKYVRQVEELIGAPVALLSTSPEREDTILVTDPFEG from the coding sequence ATGACGAACGTTGTAGTGATCGGCTCGCAATGGGGTGACGAAGGCAAGGGCAAGATTGTCGACTGGCTTTCGGAACGCGCAGATGTGATTGTACGCTTTCAGGGCGGTCATAATGCCGGTCATACGCTTGTTGTCGACGGTGTCAGCTACAAGCTTGCGCTGCTGCCTTCGGGCCTCGTGCGCGGCAAGCTCAGCGTCATCGGCAACGGCGTCGTCGTTGATCCCCATCATTTCGTCGCTGAAGTCGAAAAGCTGCGCGCCCAGGGCATCGCGGTTACGCCCGACGTTCTGCGTATTGCCGAGAACGCCCCGCTGATTCTGTCGCTGCACCGCGATCTCGACGCTCTGCGCGAAGATGCCGCTTCCAACAGCGGCACGAAGATCGGCACGACCCGTCGCGGCATCGGCCCGGCCTATGAAGACAAGGTCGGCCGCCGTGCGATCCGCGTCATCGATCTTGCCGAACCGGATACGCTGCCGGGCAAGATCGATCGGCTGCTGACGCATCACAATGCGCTCCGCCGCGGCATGGGCCTCGATGAAATCTCGTTCGATGCTTTGCACAACGAACTCACCTCTGTTGCAGAGCATATTCTTCCCTATATTGATCAGGTCTGGCGGTTGCTCGACGAGCAGCGCAAGGCTGGCGCCCGTATCCTTTTCGAGGGTGCGCAGGGCGCTTTGTTGGATAATGACCACGGCACCTATCCGTTCGTGACGTCGTCCAACACGGTCGCGGGCCAGGCAGCAGCCGGTTCCGGCCTCGGCCCGACGGCGCTCGGCTATGTGCTCGGCATCACCAAGGCCTATACGACGCGCGTCGGCGAAGGGCCGTTCCCGTGTGAACTGCATGACGAGATCGGCAAACACCTGTCGACGGTTGGCCGAGAGGTTGGCGTCAACACCGGCCGTCCGCGCCGCTGCGGCTGGTTCGATGCCGTGCTGGTTCGCCAGACGGTGAAGACTTCCGGCATTACCGGCATTGCCTTGACCAAGCTTGACGTGCTCGACGGTCTCGACGAACTGAAGATCTGCGTCGGCTACAAACTGGATGGCAAGGAGATCGACTATCTGCCGGCCAGCCAGGCGGCGCAAGCCCGCGTCGAGCCGATCTACATCACGCTCGAAGGCTGGAAGGAATCGACCGTCGGCGCCCGCAAATGGGCCGATTTGCCGGCACAGGCGATCAAATATGTCCGGCAGGTGGAGGAGCTAATCGGCGCTCCGGTGGCGCTGCTTTCGACCAGCCCGGAGCGCGAAGACACTATACTTGTGACCGATCCGTTTGAGGGCTAA